DNA sequence from the Leptospiraceae bacterium genome:
AAAAATTAAATTAAGAAGGACAAAATGGAAAGTTCCTTAGAACGAAAGCAACGGGAATGGATCTCAACCAGCGACAGGGATGAGATCCATGTCCGAGTCCTCGAACACGATTTTAAAACGGATGCATTTTGTATTGTAAACGACGAAGACATTTCGGTTCGTTTAAAAAAATATAATGATGATGGCTACCTTGTCTTTGAAGCTCCGAAGGACATTTCTCTTTTTTTAAAGAAAGAGTTATTAGTCTATAAGTTAGAACCTATGTACATGGAGCTTAAGTCGGAAATTTTAGGTATCCGGGACAATCTCATTGCCTGCAAACCTCTTTTGTTTAAGGAAGTAGATAAGCCGAGACGTTTCCCCCGCTATGAGAATTCGAGAGATATAGCTTATGCCAATAATATCGTGTTTTCTCGTTCTTTAGAAGACATGAAAAAAGCTCTGGGCGTAGTGATGGCGGTCTTAATAGAGGAAGCTAACTCGGACTTAAAGCATAAGTACAGCGAAGAAGTCAAGGTAGCGAGTCTTCTGGGCCCCCTTCCCGGTTATGAAGAAGAAATCCTGAAAATGGATAAAAAACCTATCATAATCCTCGATACCTTAAAGATGGAGTCTTCTAAAGAATTGGATTGCAGTGATTTAAAGCAACACCTCGAAGAGGACTTCCAACTTGAGAAAAGAAAGGCTTTTTATCACAAGGAAAAAATTCACTCTTTCATTTATTACCCGATTACCATCGAAATGGAAGAGGGTTCCCTGGTTATTGCCTATTGCTATGCCGATTCGAGAGAAGGAAATGAGATCAATATCCAGAAACTTATCCCGGAATTTGATACTATCAAAGAAACCATCTTAAAAAAAGTTCATGACTACCAGGTCGAAAGAATTAAGAAAAAACAGGCCATTTTGAACTTCTGTGAGGGAGGAGCTCTATTTGAATTTACCCAGCTCAGTGTAATTTCTTCTTTGAACTCCAAGCCCATCTTTACAACCGATATTATTTTTAAAAATCAGCCCAAAATACGACTTACGATGAGAGCCTGTCATGTCTTCGAAGAGGAAAATACTGTGCTGGTTGGAGCAGAAGTAGTTGGCACGAGCACCGATGAAAAATATTTGGATAGGTATAGAAAATTTGTGAAGGCATTTAAAAAGTAAAACTCTTGGAACCAAAAAAGCAAAAACTCTCCACAGCAAATTATAAAGGCACCCGGGACTTCTACCCGGAAGACATGGACTTCCGTAACTGGATGTTCTCCGTAATGAGACAGGTCGTAGAATCCTATGGATACCGCCAGTACGACGCCCCCCTGCTGGAATCTTTTGAATTGTATGCAGCCAAAACCGGGGAAGAAATCGTTGAAAGACAGCTTTATGATTTCATCGATAAAGGGGACAGGCACGTAGCCATCCGCCCTGAAATGACTCCAAGCCTTGCGAGGATGGTAGCAGCCAGATGTAAAGAGCTTCCGAGGCCTATTCGCTGGTTTTCTCTGCCAAACCTCTGGAGATATGAAGCTCCGGGTCACGGAAGGCTGAGAGAGCACTGGCAGTTAAATGTGGATGTTTTTGGAGAAAATAGCTTTCGGGCCGAGTTAGAAATTATACAGCTTGCCTGTGATATTCTCTTTGCATTTGGAGCTCCCAAGGGAAGCTTCCGGGTAAAAATATCCCACCGTAGAATCCTTTCCGACTTCTTTGAGAAAGAACTGGGCTTACAGGAAGAAAAATCTCAACCCCTGGCCAAGCTCTTAGATAAAAAGAATAAGCTGAAAGCAGAGGAGTTTGACGCAGAACTCTTAAAGATTCTCGATAAACCGGAAGAGCAAAAGGCTAAGATAGAAAGATACCTGCTGGCAGATACGAAAACCATCAACGAATTTAAAGGAATTTCAGCGGAAACCCTGAAAGAACTTCAGGAACTATTTTCAACACTCGATGCACTCGGTCTTTCTGAAATTGTGGATTTTGACCCCTCGATTATCCGGGGTTTTGACTATTATACCGGTTTCATCTTTGAGATTTTTGATACCGACCCCAAAAATCGCCGTTCTCTGTACGGTGGAGGAAGATACGACAACCTTATAGGTCTTTTTTCTAAAGAAGAGTTATCAGGTATCGGTTTCGGACTGGGGGATGTAACCCTCGAAAACTTTTTACGCAGCCATAAACTGGTTCCGGATTTGAATCGTTTTAAAACCGTATTTATTCCTCTTCTGGATGAAAAGACTTTTCTCGATACAATAAAGCTGGCTTCCAGCCTACGAAAAGCCGGGATCCAGACGGAAACTATGCTGAATCCGGGTATTAAGTTAGGAAAGCAATTCGGTATAGCTGAGAAAAAGGGATATAAGTACATCCTAATATTAGGTGAAGATGAAATTCGGCAGGGCAAGGTTCAGTGTAAAGATCTGGAGAAGGGAGAACAAAACGAATATAGCATGAGTGAAATTGTCTCTGTCTTGCAGGACAAGTTAAAACTTTGAAACCTATTGAGCAAATTGATCTTGCCTGTTCCCATTTCATCAACCGGAAGATAAAGAATCCAAAACTGAGTTGGGTTCTCGGCAAGATAAACAAGGGGGAGACTCTGGGGATCTTCCTTCTTCCCACCGTGTTTTATCTCCATCCGAATAAAGAAGGCTGGTGGATACTTTTGCATGTGGGTCTCATTACCTTTTTGACGGACAGGCTGGTTTTATTCCTCAAAAAATTTACGGCAAGAAAAAGACCTCTATTAAAGATCCTAGAATCGGAAGATAAGAACCCGGATTTAAAACATTCTTTTCCTTCCGCTCACGCGGCGAATTCCATGGTAGCCTTATTAACTCTTATTATGGGCTACCA
Encoded proteins:
- a CDS encoding histidine--tRNA ligase, whose protein sequence is MEPKKQKLSTANYKGTRDFYPEDMDFRNWMFSVMRQVVESYGYRQYDAPLLESFELYAAKTGEEIVERQLYDFIDKGDRHVAIRPEMTPSLARMVAARCKELPRPIRWFSLPNLWRYEAPGHGRLREHWQLNVDVFGENSFRAELEIIQLACDILFAFGAPKGSFRVKISHRRILSDFFEKELGLQEEKSQPLAKLLDKKNKLKAEEFDAELLKILDKPEEQKAKIERYLLADTKTINEFKGISAETLKELQELFSTLDALGLSEIVDFDPSIIRGFDYYTGFIFEIFDTDPKNRRSLYGGGRYDNLIGLFSKEELSGIGFGLGDVTLENFLRSHKLVPDLNRFKTVFIPLLDEKTFLDTIKLASSLRKAGIQTETMLNPGIKLGKQFGIAEKKGYKYILILGEDEIRQGKVQCKDLEKGEQNEYSMSEIVSVLQDKLKL
- a CDS encoding phosphatase PAP2 family protein, with protein sequence MKPIEQIDLACSHFINRKIKNPKLSWVLGKINKGETLGIFLLPTVFYLHPNKEGWWILLHVGLITFLTDRLVLFLKKFTARKRPLLKILESEDKNPDLKHSFPSAHAANSMVALLTLIMGYHFPFWFIFFSFFAGIGRLCTLHHFLSDVLMGWFLGFLMCFVGIYAKTLILFLL
- a CDS encoding DUF1577 domain-containing protein, with protein sequence MESSLERKQREWISTSDRDEIHVRVLEHDFKTDAFCIVNDEDISVRLKKYNDDGYLVFEAPKDISLFLKKELLVYKLEPMYMELKSEILGIRDNLIACKPLLFKEVDKPRRFPRYENSRDIAYANNIVFSRSLEDMKKALGVVMAVLIEEANSDLKHKYSEEVKVASLLGPLPGYEEEILKMDKKPIIILDTLKMESSKELDCSDLKQHLEEDFQLEKRKAFYHKEKIHSFIYYPITIEMEEGSLVIAYCYADSREGNEINIQKLIPEFDTIKETILKKVHDYQVERIKKKQAILNFCEGGALFEFTQLSVISSLNSKPIFTTDIIFKNQPKIRLTMRACHVFEEENTVLVGAEVVGTSTDEKYLDRYRKFVKAFKK